From the genome of Triticum aestivum cultivar Chinese Spring chromosome 1A, IWGSC CS RefSeq v2.1, whole genome shotgun sequence:
TGGAGGACAAAGAAAAAAATGTTCGTGGACACAAGTGGCCTCAAAGCAAAGCAAAAAAGTTTTTATGGAGCTTTGTCACGACGAAAATGATCGCGAAAAAGACCATGATCATGAGGGACTTGATGGGTGGCCTCGGAGGAGGAATGGGTGGCATGGGAGGAGCAATGGGTAGCTTCGAAGGAGGAACGAGTAGCATGGGGGAGGAATGGGCAGCTATATGGACATGATGGGAGGTGGCTTTGATAAGACAATGGGTGGCACGGGAGGTGGCTTCGGTGGCATGATGGGCGGAGTAGGAGGTGGCTATGGTGGTATCATGATGGCATGAGAGGTGGCATTGGAGGTGGCTTCGGTGGAGGTGACGACATGGATAGATCACAAGCAGATGTTCACAATGCGCCAAGTGACAACGGTGTGAAAGAAGGAAATGATGATCTTCAAGCTAATGTTCACAACGTGCCAAGTGACAACAAAGAAGATGCTAGTTGAGAGGCCGTGTTTGTTTTTATGTTTATGTGCACTTTTATTTGTTGGATCATGAACTATGTTTGCTATGATGCACTATAAGACCATTATTTTGCTATTTTGATATTGAATTTGACATATTGTTCATTATGTGTGTGATGATTTGCAAAATTTGGGATGCTTTTGATTCGAATATGTGCTGCTATTGGCTGTTGTTGTGTGACATAACTATttttttacatcatctattgaaaCGGCTGCCCTACTTTACGTCATTTGTTAGAGTTTGATGTTTTTGATGATGAAAAAAAACTTTTCAGATGCATATTTTTATCCAATCACTTGATGATGTAAAATACACATCTGTTGGGAGATGCTATTAGAAGAAATTATTTTATGAATTTTATACAATATGTTGAGTTGCACAACAATGACTGAATTTTGCATAATCAATATTGCAAACAATTCCCCTGATTACGAGTGGTtattagggcctgtttggttccaataagtcaggtgacttaaaagcagtgacttataagtcacgcctgtttggttgccacctgacttataagtcacctgagcACATCTTCCCACCTTGTTTTTTTATGTAAAGGTAATGGGACCCATGCAAAAGGGGAtaacttataagttttaagttggggtggagcaatttatgacttataagttggggtgacttataagttgggtccgtttggcaaaataagtcatcTTTTGCACTTTTCGATTTATAAGTTGGTaatttatttggaaccaaacagggccttacagTGACATGAAACAATACTGATCACGAATGCTGCTGCAGATGGCGTGATAACCAAAGACTTTGGACGCATACACTGATAACAGACGAGGCGGCCGGATACAATCCAGAAGCCATCACGTATATATGGTCGATCGACAATGGCAGACACACCTGTGGGATACCATATGCACGTGTGTGATACAATATGCTTTTTTAGTGGCGGGCAACGAAGCTCTTGATGGCATCGATGAGCTCCTGGGCTCGCTCCCCGGTGGTAGGGTCCATGTCGACGGCGAACTTGTTGAGGTAGAAGGAGTGGCTCATGCCGCGGTTGATGAGCACCTCCACCTCCTTGCCGGCGGCGCGCAGTGCTTCGCAGTACTCGAGGTTGGTGTCGCGGATGAGGTCCTTCTCCGCGACGGCCACCAGCATCGGCGGCAGAGAGACGGACTCcagcggcggcgcgttcgggcccATCGGGCACGTGTACGGGTGGTCCTTGGTGGCGCCCTTGGGCAGCGCCATGGCCAGGAACTTGTCCAGCATGTCCAGCGTGAAGAACACCGAGTCCGGCGTGTCCTGCAGCTCCGACTTGCTCCGCGTGGCGCGCACGAACCCCGGGTGGATCGGGACGCCGCCGGCGACGCGGAGGGGCGCCCAGGCGTCCGCGTCGTCCTCGCCGACGCGCGCGGCCACGAGGTGGACGAGGTTGCCACCGGAGCTGTCTCCGACGAGGAACACGCGGGATATGTCCGCGGCCTCGCGGAGGAGCTCGGCCGCGGGGTCGTCGAGAGAGCCTTCGTCGGACATGGCGATGGACCGCAGCCGGCGGAGCACGTCGACGCCAGTGTATATCTGGGCAGGAAGGCGTTGCTCCGGGGCTAACGGGAGCTCGGCGGTGACGACCACGGCGGGGACGGCGCAGGCTAGGCGCGCGTAGAAGTGGTGGTACAGGACCCAGGACGGGTGGGAGATGCAGAAGCCGCCGCCGTGGAGCTGCACGATGACGGGGAGGCGGGCGACGCTGCCGGCGTCGACCTCGGGGAGGTACACCCGGAGGTTGGGCTCCCCGGGGAGGTCGTGGAGCGTGTGGCCGTCGCGGGGCACGGCGTAGGGCTGCACAGGCTGCATGAGCGGCAGCGCCTCGGGCGGGCCCGTCCAGGTGCGGTCgatgctgccgtcgtccatgacgCGCAGCCAGCCGGACACCTCGTCCACCACCTTGCGGCCGCTCGGCGGCGCCACGGCGGTCGCCTGGTGCTGCGATGCGGCGGCGGGGGCCATCGGTTATGTTACACGCTCTACGGTGCGGGTCGCGCGTCGTGTGTAGAGTACGGTGTGAGAGTACCGTGTGATGGTTTGGTGGTGGCAACAGGGGAGGGGAGGTGGAGTTTTATAGGCGGAGCAGGGGGGCGATGGTTAAGGTGGTCGCGTCGCGGTTTGCCGTTGAATTTTTTGGAGGGAAATTTCGCGGCGGGTGGCAGGGAATTTGATCGGAATTGTTGTGGCGGCAGTGCAGTTGGTGCTGGTAAAAAGGCAGTAGGTCGTGTGTCGCGTGGACTTG
Proteins encoded in this window:
- the LOC123146182 gene encoding probable carboxylesterase 15; amino-acid sequence: MAPAAASQHQATAVAPPSGRKVVDEVSGWLRVMDDGSIDRTWTGPPEALPLMQPVQPYAVPRDGHTLHDLPGEPNLRVYLPEVDAGSVARLPVIVQLHGGGFCISHPSWVLYHHFYARLACAVPAVVVTAELPLAPEQRLPAQIYTGVDVLRRLRSIAMSDEGSLDDPAAELLREAADISRVFLVGDSSGGNLVHLVAARVGEDDADAWAPLRVAGGVPIHPGFVRATRSKSELQDTPDSVFFTLDMLDKFLAMALPKGATKDHPYTCPMGPNAPPLESVSLPPMLVAVAEKDLIRDTNLEYCEALRAAGKEVEVLINRGMSHSFYLNKFAVDMDPTTGERAQELIDAIKSFVARH